In Desulfovibrio oxyclinae DSM 11498, the sequence GAGGATGTAGTCGTTGTTGATCATCGGGCGGAAAAGCTGAACCGCGCCTTCTTCTGCCAGCTGAGTCAGGCCTTTGCCGAGCTGTTTGGCTTTCAGGGGCGACTTGAGGATCACGCGGCGGAACATTTCCGGGGCAAAGTTGGGGATGCCGGTGAAGGTCAGGGGTTCCTTGTCGGTGAAGGTGTCGCCGATGCGGATGGTGCCGTGGTTGTGCACGCCGATGATGTCGCCGGGCCATGCTTCTTCGACACCTTCGCGGTCCTGTGCCATGAAGATGGTGGCTTTGGAAACGGTGACGCTCTTGCCGAGGCGGTGGTGCTTGACCTTCATGCCCTTGGTGAAGCGGCCGGAGTTGATGCGCATGAAGGCGATGCGGTCGCGGTGCGCGGGGTCCATGTTTGCCTGAATCTTGAAGCAGACGGCGGAGAAACCGGTTTCTTCCGGGGAAACGTCGCGTTCGACGGCGGGACGTTCGCGCGGGCAGGGGGCGAGATCCACGAAGGTGTCGAGCATTTCCTGCACGCCGAAGTTGTTGATGGCCGAACCGAAGAAGACCGGGGTCTGTTTTCCGGCCAGATAGCGCTGCGGGTCGAAGGGGTAGCCTGCACCTTCGAGCAGTTCCACGTCCTCGCGCAGCTTGTCGGCCTGATCGCCGAGTTCCTCGTCGAGTCTGGGGTCGTTGATGTCCTCGATGACGATGCCTTCCTGAATACCGCCGCCGTGGGTCGGGGAGAACAGGTGCAGCTTCTTCTGATGCAGGGAGTAGACGCCTTTGAAATCCTTGCCCATGCCGATGGGCCATGACATGGGGGCGCATTCGATATTCAGTGTCTCCTCGATGTCGGAGAGCAGTTCGAACGGGTCCCGGCCTTCGCGGTCGAGTTTGTTGATGAAGGTCATGATGGGCGTGTCGCGCAGGCGGCAGACCTCCATGAGCTTGCGGGTCTGGCGTTCGACGCCTTTTGCGGAGTCGATGACCATGAGCGCGGAGTCCACCGCAGTGAGGGTGCGGTAGGTATCTTCGGAAAAGTCCTGGTGACCGGGGGTGTCGAGCAGGTTGATCTCATGATCGTTGTAATTGAACCGCATCACCGAGGTGGTCACGGAAATACCGCGCTGCTGTTCCATGGCCATCCAGTCACTGGTGGCGTGGCGCGCGGCCCGCTTGGCCTTGACGCTTCCGGCGGTCTGAATGGCTCCGCCGAAGAGCAGCAGTTTCTCGGTGAGGGTCGTCTTGCCTGCGTCGGGGTGGCTGATGATGCCGAACGTACGGCGGCGTTCCACCTCTTTCTTGAGTTGCGCTTCCATGGTCTCCTTTTCCTCAAAAAAATCCGGGCCACCTAAGCGGCCCGGATTGCGGTATACCGGGATGTACAAAAAGGTCAAGTTCATTAATCGTCGAGAAGCCTTGGCGGAGCAGGGCACGGGCTCTCGCTGTAGCGCCACCAGAAGCGTCCCGCGCAGTTCTCCGGCGGATTGAGCTGTTCCTGCGGTTTCAGGCTGATGCGGACGTTTCTTTTGTCCTGTTTCCAAAGGGCGTTGCGAACGTGGTCGGCCGCCTGCCTCAGGTTCATGGAACCTTCGTCGAGCCCGGCCAGCGCGGCCTTGATGCCTTCATGCAGAATGAACATGCCGTGTGTG encodes:
- a CDS encoding peptide chain release factor 3, producing MEAQLKKEVERRRTFGIISHPDAGKTTLTEKLLLFGGAIQTAGSVKAKRAARHATSDWMAMEQQRGISVTTSVMRFNYNDHEINLLDTPGHQDFSEDTYRTLTAVDSALMVIDSAKGVERQTRKLMEVCRLRDTPIMTFINKLDREGRDPFELLSDIEETLNIECAPMSWPIGMGKDFKGVYSLHQKKLHLFSPTHGGGIQEGIVIEDINDPRLDEELGDQADKLREDVELLEGAGYPFDPQRYLAGKQTPVFFGSAINNFGVQEMLDTFVDLAPCPRERPAVERDVSPEETGFSAVCFKIQANMDPAHRDRIAFMRINSGRFTKGMKVKHHRLGKSVTVSKATIFMAQDREGVEEAWPGDIIGVHNHGTIRIGDTFTDKEPLTFTGIPNFAPEMFRRVILKSPLKAKQLGKGLTQLAEEGAVQLFRPMINNDYILGAVGMLQFDVIQARLRDEYGVDAIYEPIELYTARWVSGSDSELKRFTRSMQRYLALDGDGNLTYLAPSRWRLDDAAENWPEISFHATREQTNSN